A genomic stretch from Oreochromis aureus strain Israel breed Guangdong linkage group 17, ZZ_aureus, whole genome shotgun sequence includes:
- the LOC116320832 gene encoding leucine-rich repeat-containing protein 24-like has product MALFLVLLLSTLLLSLHSTPLRASPSCPVGCRCYSLTVECGSTGLRDIPKYIPLSIQTIFLQDNVIGQIRRQDLTMLKHLHYLYLQNNTISAVEPGSFQSLGQLLELALNGNRIHLVTADMFQGLEHLRILYLARNDITRLLDYTFRGLPRLQELHLQHNSIETLADQALVGLTSLALLDLSRNNLHTIGPATLRPLVSLQVLRITDNPWRCDCALHWLRTWIDEEGQRLLSSAERRLVCTEPPRLSHLSLVEVPLNSLVCIPPLVQLEPKRLAVHLGESLRVSCHATGYPRPQVTWRKASQGKVVLSPRGLVQELDAGGGGMGGAEEPSQEGRVSLQKTNGELFDPDTGSGMLFLSNVTVAHAGFYECEAWNAGGVARVTFQLAINSSTSSSSSSSIWASWSQVSPPYSPAWPRLRSHGPALGSDVSREPLHALGSMAFSALGAATQTAIAVGISLLTLTALLLVAMIYSRHHQRDKEADGAEKEESILYVNDYSDGPTTFAQLEEYRDERGHEMYVLNRAKPVLPPAPPTAVSTTNLGCSAPSDTSSHTLSSGPGQTMSPTLAPDKQQQQDGDIRTMRRMAGEGGEAEPVITLEAEGMFLNHTGLFIDSPIAYEIHC; this is encoded by the exons ATGGCTTTGTTTTTGGTGCTTCTTCTCTCCACGCTCCTCCTGTCTCTACACTCCACTCCTCTACGAGCCTCTCCTTCCTGCCCTGTGGGCTGTCGCTGCTACAGCCTCACTGTGGAGTGTGGCTCCACAGGACTGAGGGACATCCCCAAATACATCCCTTTATCCATACAG ACCATCTTTCTCCAggacaatgtgattggtcagatccGTCGACAGGACCTCACCATGCTAAAGCACCTGCACTATTTGTACCTGCAG AACAACACCATCTCAGCCGTGGAGCCTGGCTCTTTCCAGAGCCTCGGTCAGTTATTGGAGCTAGCACTGAATGGAAACCGCATCCATTTGGTGACAGCTGACATGTTTCAGGGACTCGAACATCTACGCATTCTGTACCTGGCACGAAACGACATCACACGGCTGCTGGACTACACCTTCCGTGGCCTACCG CGTCTGCAGGAGCTCCACTTACAGCATAATAGTATAGAGACGTTAGCCGACCAGGCTTTAGTTGGTTTGACTTCTCTGGCTCTGCTGGACCTGAGTAGGAATAATCTCCATACAATTGGCCCTGCAACACTGCGGCCTCTAGTGAGCCTGCAAGTCCTGCGTATCACAG ATAATCCATGGCGCTGTGACTGTGCTTTGCACTGGCTGAGGACCTGGATTGATGAAGAGGGTCAGCGTCTGCTTAGCTCTGCAGAACGTCGACTAGTTTGCACCGAGCCACCACGCCTGTCCCATCTGAGCTTGGTGGAGGTTCCTCTCAACAGCTTGGTCTGCATCCCTCCCTTGGTGCAGCTGGAGCCCAAGAGGCTTGCAGTGCATCTGGGAGAGAGCCTCAGGGTGTCATGCCATGCCACTGGTTATCCTCGGCCACAG GTGACCTGGAGGAAGGCTTCCCAGGGAAAAGTAGTCCTTTCTCCCAGAGGCTTGGTTCAGGAGTTGGatgcaggtggaggtggaatGGGAGGAGCAGAGGAGCCCTCGCAGGAAGGCAGAGTCAGTCTCCAGAAGACTAATGGCGAACTCTTTGACCCCGACACTGGCAGTGGCATGTTGTTTCTCAGTAATGTAACTGTGGCTCATGCAGGCTTCTATGAATGTGAAGCATGGAACGCAGGAGGTGTGGCTAGGGTCACCTTTCAACTTGCCATCAACTCATCAAcatcctcctcatcttcttcctcCATCTGGGCTTCATGGTCCCAGGTGTCCCCACCATACTCACCTGCCTGGCCTCGACTGAGGAGCCACGGTCCTGCTTTGGGCTCAGATGTAAGCCGGGAACCCCTACATGCTCTGGGCAGCATGGCCTTCAGTGCTCTGGGAGCTGCCACTCAGACTGCCATTGCTGTGGGCATCTCACTGCTGACTCTGACTGCTCTGCTGCTAGTCGCCATGATCTACAGTCGACATCACCAACGGGACAAAGAGGCTGATGGGGCTGAAAAG GAGGAGAGCATCTTGTATGTGAATGACTACTCTGATGGCCCCACTACCTTCGCCCAACTGGAGGAGTATCGTGATGAGCGTGGCCATGAAATGTATGTCCTCAACAGGGCCAAGCCTGTGCTTCCTCCTGCCCCGCCAACAGCTGTGTCCACCACTAACCTGGGCTGTTCAGCACCATCCGATACCTCCAGCCACACCCTCTCCTCGGGGCCTGGCCAGACCATGAGCCCCACTCTGGCCCCtgacaagcagcagcagcaggatggTGACATACGGACCATGAGGAGAATGGcaggggagggaggggaggcAGAGCCCGTGATCACATTAGAGGCAGAAGGAATGTTTCTCAACCACACAGGCCTCTTCATAGACTCTCCCATTGCTTATGAGATCCACTGCTAA